The Thermoclostridium stercorarium subsp. stercorarium DSM 8532 genome contains a region encoding:
- a CDS encoding L-lactate dehydrogenase translates to MKKDIQKVAIIGAGFVGSTTAFTLMQSGLFSEMVIIDVNKDKAEGEVMDLNHGMPFTKPVRIYHGTYKDIQDSDIIIISAGANQKEGETRLDLVQKNTAIFKNIVSEIIKYTTPENTIILVVTNPVDILTYVTAKISGWPAEKVIGSGTVLDTARFRYLIGEHVGVDVRNVHGYILGEHGDTELAAWSLTTIAGMPMDEYCKACSSCQEGRSKLEIFENVKNAAYEIIKRKGATYYAVALAVRRIVEAIMRDEHSILTVSSMLNGQYGLYDVCLSVPSVIDRNGVKRVLEVPLSDEEKQLLCKSADTLKKVISQLKI, encoded by the coding sequence ATGAAAAAAGACATACAGAAAGTGGCAATTATCGGTGCGGGTTTTGTGGGGTCGACTACAGCTTTCACCCTGATGCAGAGCGGACTGTTCTCTGAAATGGTAATCATAGATGTAAACAAGGACAAGGCCGAAGGCGAGGTAATGGACCTGAACCATGGCATGCCCTTTACCAAGCCTGTAAGGATCTACCATGGAACTTACAAGGACATTCAGGATTCGGACATAATAATCATTTCGGCGGGCGCAAACCAGAAAGAAGGCGAAACAAGGCTTGATCTGGTTCAGAAAAATACCGCCATTTTTAAAAACATCGTATCCGAGATAATCAAATACACCACCCCTGAAAATACCATCATCCTGGTCGTAACAAATCCCGTAGACATACTTACCTACGTAACCGCAAAAATATCGGGCTGGCCGGCAGAAAAGGTAATAGGCTCGGGAACGGTACTGGACACAGCCCGTTTCCGTTATCTGATTGGAGAACATGTGGGTGTGGATGTGCGAAACGTGCACGGTTATATATTGGGTGAACACGGCGATACTGAGCTTGCTGCGTGGAGCCTTACCACAATAGCAGGCATGCCGATGGACGAGTACTGCAAAGCGTGCAGTTCGTGCCAGGAAGGGCGCAGCAAACTGGAAATTTTTGAAAATGTAAAAAATGCCGCATATGAAATTATTAAAAGAAAAGGCGCAACTTATTATGCCGTGGCTTTGGCTGTCAGAAGAATTGTTGAAGCAATTATGCGCGATGAGCATTCCATCTTGACCGTATCAAGTATGCTGAACGGTCAGTACGGACTTTACGACGTTTGCCTCAGCGTACCCTCGGTAATTGACAGAAACGGCGTTAAACGCGTCCTTGAGGTCCCTCTTTCTGACGAAGAAAAACAATTGCTTTGCAAATCGGCCGATACCCTGAAAAAAGTAATTAGCCAGCTTAAAATATAG
- the purH gene encoding bifunctional phosphoribosylaminoimidazolecarboxamide formyltransferase/IMP cyclohydrolase — protein MIKRALISVSDKRGIVDFAKELETLGIGIISTGGTAELLQKNGIKVTGISEITGFPECLDGRVKTLHPKVHAGLLAMRDNPEHMKELSELGIEPIDMVVVNLYPFKQTILKEGVTLEEAIENIDIGGPTMLRAAAKNYRDVVVIVDPRDYGPVLEEIRKTGDVSAKTRLYLCYKVFEHTSHYDALIQQYMRSQLDEEFFPETLTLTFEKVQDMRYGENPHQKAVFYREVGNISGWLTQAEQLHGKELSFNNINDANGALELLKEFDEPAVVAVKHANPCGVGTGSDIYEAFMNAYEADKVSIFGGIVAANREIDSKTAEEMSKIFLEIVVAPSFSPEALEILKKKKNLRILSLPAIAEKSVKGYDMKKVGGGLLLQEKDDIVYDESDIKVVTKRKPTEEELRTMKFAMKVVKHVKSNAIVLAIPNRTIGIGCGQMNRITAARIAIEAGGDLCKGAVMASDAFFPFPDCVEAAYKAGVTAIIQPGGSIRDQESIDACDKYGIAMVFTGVRHFKH, from the coding sequence ATGATAAAAAGGGCATTGATAAGCGTATCGGATAAAAGGGGAATAGTGGACTTTGCAAAAGAACTGGAAACGCTCGGTATCGGAATCATATCCACCGGTGGCACAGCTGAGCTGCTTCAGAAAAACGGTATTAAGGTTACGGGAATTTCGGAAATCACGGGTTTTCCCGAATGCCTTGACGGAAGGGTTAAAACCCTCCATCCCAAAGTTCATGCGGGACTTCTTGCAATGAGGGATAACCCGGAACATATGAAAGAGCTTAGTGAACTTGGAATAGAGCCAATAGACATGGTGGTTGTGAACCTTTACCCGTTTAAGCAGACCATCCTGAAAGAAGGCGTTACGCTGGAGGAAGCAATTGAAAATATAGATATAGGCGGGCCTACGATGCTTCGTGCGGCTGCGAAAAATTACCGGGATGTGGTTGTGATTGTAGATCCGCGGGATTACGGGCCCGTTCTTGAAGAAATTCGCAAGACAGGAGATGTTTCCGCCAAAACCCGGCTTTATTTATGCTATAAGGTTTTTGAGCATACGAGCCATTATGATGCATTAATTCAGCAATATATGCGCTCTCAGCTGGATGAAGAGTTCTTCCCGGAAACCCTTACCCTGACTTTTGAAAAGGTCCAGGATATGAGATATGGTGAAAATCCTCATCAGAAAGCCGTTTTTTACAGGGAAGTGGGTAATATATCCGGCTGGCTGACTCAGGCGGAACAACTGCATGGTAAGGAACTGTCCTTTAACAATATAAACGATGCAAACGGTGCGCTTGAACTTCTGAAAGAATTTGATGAGCCTGCGGTTGTGGCGGTAAAACACGCGAATCCCTGCGGCGTGGGTACCGGCTCTGACATATATGAGGCGTTTATGAATGCCTATGAAGCCGACAAGGTTTCGATTTTCGGCGGAATTGTTGCGGCTAACCGGGAAATAGACTCAAAAACGGCTGAAGAAATGAGTAAAATATTCCTTGAAATCGTCGTGGCACCTTCATTTTCACCTGAAGCCCTTGAAATATTGAAAAAGAAAAAGAATCTGAGAATTTTAAGTCTTCCCGCAATAGCGGAAAAATCCGTAAAAGGCTATGACATGAAGAAAGTAGGGGGAGGCCTGCTTCTTCAGGAAAAGGATGATATTGTGTACGATGAGTCGGATATTAAGGTGGTAACAAAAAGGAAACCGACGGAAGAAGAACTGAGAACGATGAAATTCGCAATGAAGGTTGTAAAGCATGTCAAATCCAATGCAATAGTTCTGGCAATACCGAACAGGACAATAGGCATAGGCTGCGGTCAAATGAACCGCATTACTGCAGCAAGGATAGCCATTGAAGCGGGAGGGGACCTGTGCAAAGGAGCTGTTATGGCTTCGGACGCCTTTTTCCCGTTCCCGGACTGTGTGGAAGCGGCGTATAAGGCCGGGGTTACCGCCATTATACAACCAGGTGGTTCAATAAGGGATCAGGAATCGATTGATGCGTGCGACAAATACGGAATCGCAATGGTGTTTACCGGCGTACGCCATTTCAAGCACTGA
- a CDS encoding LacI family DNA-binding transcriptional regulator: protein MNIYDIAREANVSIATVSRVLNDSAKVRDITRQKVEAVLKKYNYIPSAIARGMVTNSLKTIGIVTIDIRNLYYANVAHSIEQSLSALEFNTILCNTGYDNEQKLKYLRMLVEKKVDSIILVGSPFKDPVLDKPIEQISKDIPIIIINGLYEHPNIYSVRCDDKKALETSVEYLVSKGRKNFLYLYDAETFSANQKLLGFKNAVSRFNVNSEIFLVKPGLEPAYSKVKELLDSGFDFDAVVTSEDLTAIGALKCLIANNIRVPEDVSVIGFNNSVLSVCCTPALSTIDSRMEELGRIAVKVLHKVLKGEKAENDTIIDAELILRETT from the coding sequence TTGAACATATACGATATTGCAAGGGAAGCAAATGTTTCGATTGCTACTGTTTCAAGAGTTTTAAATGACAGCGCTAAGGTAAGGGATATAACAAGGCAAAAGGTTGAAGCTGTTTTAAAAAAATATAATTATATTCCCAGCGCCATCGCCCGAGGCATGGTGACAAACTCACTGAAAACCATAGGAATAGTCACCATCGACATACGCAACCTGTACTATGCCAACGTGGCCCACAGTATAGAACAGTCCCTTTCTGCTCTTGAATTTAACACCATTCTTTGCAACACCGGCTATGACAATGAACAGAAATTAAAATATCTGAGAATGCTTGTGGAGAAAAAAGTCGACTCAATTATTCTTGTGGGATCGCCGTTTAAGGATCCCGTTCTTGACAAACCGATTGAACAGATATCAAAGGATATTCCGATTATAATTATCAACGGTTTGTATGAACACCCCAATATCTATTCGGTACGCTGCGATGACAAAAAGGCCCTCGAAACAAGTGTGGAGTATCTGGTTTCAAAAGGCAGGAAAAACTTTCTGTATCTTTATGATGCCGAGACATTCAGCGCAAATCAGAAACTTCTCGGCTTCAAAAACGCTGTGTCCAGGTTTAATGTCAATTCGGAAATTTTTCTCGTAAAGCCCGGGCTTGAGCCTGCCTATTCCAAAGTTAAAGAACTTTTGGACAGCGGTTTTGACTTTGATGCGGTTGTAACCAGCGAGGATTTAACGGCGATAGGCGCGTTAAAATGCCTGATTGCCAATAATATTCGCGTACCTGAGGATGTAAGCGTAATAGGATTTAATAATTCGGTACTTTCAGTTTGCTGTACTCCGGCGCTCTCCACAATAGACAGCAGGATGGAGGAACTCGGCAGAATTGCGGTAAAAGTACTCCATAAGGTGCTAAAGGGTGAAAAGGCCGAGAACGACACAATAATAGACGCAGAACTGATTTTGAGGGAAACTACATAG
- the purD gene encoding phosphoribosylamine--glycine ligase → MKVLVIGSGGREHAIVWKISQSRRVEKVFCAPGNGGISEYADCLDIGVLDTEAIVKACKEKNIDLVVVAPDDPLAIGMVNELAKAGIRAFGPTREAALIESSKSFAKNLMKKYGIPTAEFEAFSDMDKALEYIKHRKYPIVVKADGLALGKGVIICNTEEEAREAVISMMEGKKFGNAGKTVVIEEFLTGREVSVLSFTDGKTIIPMVSAQDHKRVFDGDKGPNTGGMGAFSPSPFYTEEIAEVCMNRIFRPTIEAMNREGRTFKGVLYFGLIITEQGPKVLEYNARFGDPETQVVLPRLKNDLLDVIDAVIDERLDQINIEWDDLASLCVIMASEGYPKEYRKGLKITGLESVRNDKDIIIFHAGTKKVGSEYYTSGGRVLGITALGRDLKEARNKAYNAVSQIHFDGAHYRRDIGDI, encoded by the coding sequence ATGAAGGTACTGGTGATAGGTTCAGGAGGCCGCGAGCATGCAATTGTCTGGAAAATTTCCCAAAGCAGAAGGGTGGAGAAAGTCTTTTGTGCGCCTGGAAACGGCGGAATCAGTGAATACGCGGATTGTTTGGATATTGGTGTGCTTGACACCGAAGCCATTGTAAAAGCCTGCAAGGAAAAAAATATAGATCTTGTGGTTGTTGCTCCCGATGATCCTTTGGCAATTGGGATGGTTAACGAACTGGCAAAGGCAGGAATTCGCGCTTTCGGTCCGACACGTGAAGCGGCGCTGATAGAATCCAGCAAAAGCTTTGCAAAAAACCTTATGAAAAAATACGGCATACCCACTGCGGAATTTGAAGCATTCAGCGATATGGATAAAGCGCTGGAATATATTAAGCACAGAAAGTATCCCATTGTTGTGAAAGCCGACGGCCTGGCTCTGGGAAAAGGTGTAATTATATGCAATACCGAAGAAGAAGCGCGGGAAGCCGTTATAAGCATGATGGAAGGAAAGAAATTCGGAAATGCCGGAAAAACGGTTGTCATTGAGGAATTTTTGACAGGCCGTGAAGTTTCGGTGCTGTCATTTACCGACGGCAAAACAATTATACCTATGGTCAGCGCACAGGACCATAAACGGGTGTTTGACGGCGATAAAGGTCCCAACACCGGAGGTATGGGCGCATTTTCACCCAGTCCTTTTTACACCGAAGAAATTGCGGAAGTTTGCATGAACAGAATTTTCCGGCCCACAATTGAAGCTATGAACAGGGAAGGCCGGACGTTTAAGGGAGTTTTGTATTTCGGCCTTATAATTACCGAACAGGGCCCTAAAGTTCTTGAATACAATGCCCGTTTTGGGGATCCCGAGACACAGGTGGTACTGCCAAGGTTAAAGAATGATTTGCTTGACGTGATTGACGCGGTAATTGACGAAAGGCTTGATCAAATTAACATAGAATGGGACGATTTGGCTTCCCTTTGCGTAATAATGGCATCGGAAGGCTATCCCAAAGAATACCGTAAGGGATTGAAAATTACCGGTCTGGAATCGGTCAGAAATGACAAGGATATAATAATTTTCCATGCCGGTACGAAAAAAGTCGGCAGCGAATATTACACCAGCGGTGGCAGGGTTCTGGGCATAACAGCCCTTGGCAGGGACCTGAAAGAGGCAAGGAATAAGGCATATAATGCAGTAAGCCAAATTCATTTTGACGGCGCACATTACCGCAGGGATATTGGGGACATTTAA
- a CDS encoding lmo0937 family membrane protein: MLLTIAVILFALWLLGVLTSFTLGGLIHILLVIAVITVLVRIIRGKRIFDD; encoded by the coding sequence ATGCTTCTGACGATTGCGGTAATTCTTTTTGCCTTATGGCTGCTGGGAGTTTTAACATCCTTCACGCTGGGAGGATTAATCCATATTCTTCTTGTGATTGCGGTTATTACCGTTCTTGTTCGGATTATCAGGGGCAAAAGGATTTTTGACGACTAA
- the uxaC gene encoding glucuronate isomerase: MGSFINDNFMLQNQVARTLYHDYVEHLPIIDYHCHLNPREIAENKKYENITEVWLGGDHYKWRAIRANGIDEKYITGNADPKEKFMKWAETVPYLLGNPLYHWTHLELKRYFGIDDLLSPETAEKIWNRCNELLASDEFSVRGLIKKSNVELICTTDDPIDTLEYHKAIREDKSFSVKVLPAFRPDKALNINNQGFAEYIAALEKAANMKISSVTDLKKALENRISYFHENGCRVSDHALEYAVYEEVDEETVDKILTRALNGEKVSRQEADQYRSHMLVFLGREYAKRGWAMQLHLNSIRNLNTRMFAVLGPDTGYDAIGDAQQAKGLAALLNALEKTGELPKTILYSLNPYDNEVLLTVMGCFQGSEVPGKIQLGSAWWFNDQKDGMVAQMKALANMGLLRRFVGMLTDSRSFLSYTRHEYFRRILCNLVGEWAEAGEVPLDMKLLGSMVQEISYYNAKNYFGF, translated from the coding sequence ATGGGAAGTTTCATAAACGATAACTTCATGTTACAAAACCAGGTGGCAAGGACATTGTATCATGATTACGTGGAACACCTGCCGATAATTGACTATCATTGTCATCTCAACCCGAGGGAGATAGCGGAAAACAAGAAGTATGAAAACATCACCGAGGTATGGCTTGGAGGGGACCATTACAAGTGGCGTGCAATTCGTGCCAACGGGATTGATGAGAAATATATTACAGGGAACGCCGATCCTAAGGAAAAGTTTATGAAATGGGCCGAAACGGTGCCGTATCTTCTTGGGAACCCGTTGTATCACTGGACCCATCTTGAGCTGAAGAGGTATTTCGGAATCGATGATTTGCTCTCCCCGGAAACGGCAGAAAAAATATGGAACAGATGCAATGAATTACTGGCGTCGGATGAATTTTCAGTCAGGGGTCTGATTAAAAAATCCAACGTTGAATTAATCTGTACCACCGATGATCCGATAGATACCCTTGAATACCACAAGGCAATCAGAGAGGACAAGAGCTTTTCAGTCAAAGTTCTTCCGGCTTTCAGACCTGACAAGGCGCTTAATATAAATAACCAGGGTTTCGCCGAGTACATCGCGGCTTTGGAGAAGGCTGCGAATATGAAGATTTCGTCGGTTACCGATCTCAAAAAGGCACTTGAAAACCGTATTTCGTATTTCCATGAAAACGGCTGCAGGGTTTCGGATCATGCTTTGGAATATGCCGTCTATGAGGAAGTTGACGAAGAAACGGTTGACAAAATCCTCACAAGAGCTCTGAACGGCGAAAAGGTGTCCCGGCAGGAAGCTGATCAGTACAGAAGCCATATGCTGGTCTTCCTTGGACGTGAATACGCAAAGAGAGGCTGGGCAATGCAGCTTCACTTGAACTCAATCCGTAACCTGAATACCCGAATGTTCGCCGTTCTCGGTCCTGACACCGGTTATGATGCGATAGGCGACGCGCAGCAGGCAAAAGGACTGGCTGCATTACTGAATGCCCTTGAAAAGACCGGAGAGCTTCCAAAAACAATTTTGTACAGTTTGAACCCTTACGACAATGAAGTACTGTTAACAGTAATGGGATGTTTCCAGGGCAGTGAGGTACCGGGCAAGATACAGCTGGGATCGGCATGGTGGTTCAATGACCAGAAAGACGGCATGGTTGCTCAGATGAAGGCCCTGGCCAATATGGGACTGTTAAGAAGGTTTGTCGGAATGCTCACCGATTCGAGAAGCTTTTTGTCTTATACAAGGCATGAATATTTCAGACGAATACTGTGCAATTTGGTGGGAGAATGGGCAGAGGCCGGAGAGGTTCCGCTCGATATGAAGCTGCTCGGTTCCATGGTACAGGAAATTAGTTATTACAATGCCAAGAATTATTTCGGATTTTGA
- the spo0A gene encoding sporulation transcription factor Spo0A, with the protein MNKEIDIIIVDNNEEYALEVEKSLKTVPAFRIVGKVYDGETAVKKIIEHKPDVIILDLVMPVKDGIAVLEEIRTISFEPKPVIIVLTAIGNEKIIKKALSLGADYYIIKPFDMDLLPKRIMQIYGDFERAERQYREYGKTVKLPNFESEKNESDETEKNTVREDLELYVRRVLMELGVPAHLSGYGYLQMAIVENSLCERGTIPITKQLYPMIAEAFNTSAGRVERAIRNAIRKVWQEGNRNELSKYFIYSEKRKNHPPTNSEFISTIANKIKLTYLSK; encoded by the coding sequence GTGAATAAGGAAATAGATATTATCATCGTTGACAACAACGAGGAATATGCACTGGAGGTGGAAAAAAGTCTTAAAACGGTTCCGGCCTTCAGAATAGTAGGGAAGGTGTACGATGGGGAAACAGCAGTGAAAAAAATTATTGAGCATAAGCCGGATGTAATTATTCTTGACCTTGTAATGCCTGTCAAGGACGGCATAGCCGTCCTTGAAGAAATAAGGACCATATCTTTTGAACCGAAACCTGTCATTATTGTTTTAACAGCCATTGGAAACGAAAAAATCATAAAAAAGGCTCTGAGCCTTGGCGCGGACTATTACATAATTAAGCCGTTCGATATGGATTTGCTTCCGAAAAGGATTATGCAAATATACGGTGATTTCGAGCGCGCGGAAAGGCAATACAGAGAATACGGTAAAACTGTGAAATTGCCCAATTTCGAAAGTGAAAAAAACGAAAGTGATGAAACCGAGAAAAACACTGTCCGCGAAGATCTGGAACTTTACGTACGCAGAGTGCTTATGGAACTGGGAGTTCCTGCGCATTTAAGCGGTTATGGGTATTTGCAGATGGCCATAGTGGAAAACTCCCTTTGCGAGCGCGGAACTATTCCAATAACGAAACAATTATACCCCATGATAGCGGAGGCCTTCAATACTTCAGCCGGAAGGGTTGAAAGGGCAATACGGAATGCTATACGCAAGGTATGGCAGGAAGGAAACAGAAATGAGTTAAGCAAATACTTCATATATTCCGAGAAAAGAAAAAATCATCCCCCGACCAATTCTGAGTTTATATCCACGATTGCGAACAAAATCAAACTTACATATCTTTCAAAATGA
- a CDS encoding nucleoside kinase — translation MENKSITVTIDGKKYSVTKGSTLEQIKNDFYSDSKSIVVAAYVNNEIRELTYAVTEDCNITFIDLSTADGARIYERSLTFLLVKAFHDIFPGESLEICHSVSKGLFFECSVRGLDENGVKIIEARMRELVNMDLPFEKKTMPTEEAKQLFINKNRPDKYGAIKYREKPYVTFYKFDDMEDYFYGYMVPSSGYLSLFRLEYDNGGIVLISPRTTNPNTIEEHDIPKKLFQIFSEYRQWVNILGVDNVGKLNDIVESGKADEFIRISEALHEKKIARIADMIAERKDRVKVILIAGPSSSGKTTFAQRLSIQLRVNGLIPVTISTDDYFVDKDKTPLDENGKPDYEALEAVDLKLFNEHLNSLIKGAEVSIPTFNFLTGKREYRGRKLRLGKDHVLIIEGIHGLNPRLTEEVNEDSKFKIYISAITSMRIDKHNRIPTTDLRFIRRIVRDYKFRGCPAEKTIELWPSVRRGEERNIFPFQEQADVMFNSSLIYELGVLKTLAIPLLSEIRPDQPQYAESRRLIEFLSYFLNIESDEIPPNSILREFIGGSCFFK, via the coding sequence ATGGAGAATAAGAGCATTACAGTAACAATTGACGGAAAAAAGTACAGTGTAACGAAAGGAAGCACACTTGAACAAATTAAGAATGATTTTTACAGCGACAGCAAGTCAATTGTTGTTGCCGCATATGTAAATAATGAAATAAGGGAACTGACTTACGCAGTTACCGAGGACTGCAATATAACTTTTATAGACCTTTCCACTGCCGACGGGGCGCGAATTTATGAAAGAAGCCTTACCTTTTTGCTGGTAAAGGCATTTCATGATATATTTCCCGGTGAATCGCTGGAAATTTGTCATTCGGTGAGCAAAGGGCTGTTTTTTGAGTGTTCGGTCAGGGGTTTGGATGAAAATGGCGTAAAAATTATTGAAGCGCGAATGCGGGAACTGGTGAACATGGACCTGCCCTTTGAAAAAAAGACCATGCCCACCGAAGAGGCAAAGCAACTTTTTATTAACAAGAACAGGCCTGATAAGTACGGAGCGATAAAATACCGAGAGAAACCCTATGTTACATTTTATAAATTTGACGACATGGAAGACTATTTTTACGGTTACATGGTTCCGTCCAGCGGTTATCTTTCACTGTTCAGACTTGAATATGACAATGGCGGTATTGTGTTAATATCGCCGAGAACAACAAATCCAAACACCATCGAGGAACACGACATCCCCAAAAAGCTTTTTCAGATTTTCAGTGAATACAGGCAGTGGGTAAACATCCTTGGTGTGGACAATGTAGGTAAACTTAATGATATTGTGGAGTCCGGAAAGGCGGATGAATTTATAAGAATATCCGAGGCTCTTCATGAGAAGAAGATTGCGCGTATAGCCGATATGATTGCCGAAAGGAAGGACAGGGTAAAAGTAATACTTATAGCCGGCCCTTCTTCATCCGGAAAAACCACTTTTGCCCAAAGGCTGTCAATACAATTGAGGGTAAATGGATTAATCCCCGTTACCATATCCACTGATGATTATTTTGTAGACAAGGATAAAACTCCGCTGGATGAAAACGGAAAGCCGGATTATGAAGCCCTTGAAGCGGTGGATTTGAAATTGTTTAACGAGCATCTGAACAGCCTGATAAAGGGGGCAGAAGTAAGTATTCCCACTTTTAATTTTCTTACGGGAAAGAGGGAATACAGAGGCAGAAAACTTCGTCTGGGCAAAGACCATGTTCTTATCATAGAAGGAATACACGGCCTTAATCCGAGGTTAACCGAAGAGGTCAACGAAGACAGCAAGTTTAAAATATATATAAGTGCTATAACCTCGATGAGGATTGACAAACATAACAGAATACCCACAACCGATCTCAGGTTTATTCGCAGGATTGTACGGGACTATAAATTCAGAGGCTGCCCCGCTGAAAAGACGATAGAGCTGTGGCCATCGGTAAGACGGGGCGAGGAAAGGAACATATTCCCGTTCCAGGAACAGGCCGATGTTATGTTTAACTCCTCGTTGATATATGAGCTGGGGGTTCTGAAAACTCTGGCGATACCGTTGCTTTCGGAAATTCGGCCAGACCAGCCTCAGTATGCCGAAAGCAGACGTCTGATTGAGTTTTTAAGTTACTTTTTGAACATAGAAAGCGATGAAATACCACCGAATTCAATACTGCGTGAATTTATAGGGGGTTCATGCTTTTTTAAGTAA
- a CDS encoding dihydrofolate reductase, with product MQEWIIIASADKNWGIGYKNKLLVKIPEDMKHVSAKTTGKVIVMGRKTLESFPGGRPLPNRTNVVLTTNVGYKVEGAVVVHSIQELMDELKDYDGEIYVFGGESIYRQLMPYCTKAYITRINKEFQADSFLPCLDEIDGWKLIKKGRWQTSREGIEYRFDEYIRSI from the coding sequence ATGCAGGAGTGGATTATAATAGCGTCCGCGGATAAAAACTGGGGGATTGGCTATAAAAATAAGCTTCTGGTGAAAATTCCGGAAGATATGAAACATGTTTCGGCGAAAACCACCGGAAAGGTTATTGTTATGGGAAGAAAAACACTGGAGTCCTTTCCCGGGGGAAGACCTTTGCCAAACCGAACGAATGTGGTACTGACGACGAACGTCGGTTATAAAGTCGAAGGTGCGGTAGTGGTACACAGTATTCAGGAATTAATGGACGAGCTAAAGGATTACGACGGAGAAATATATGTGTTCGGCGGAGAAAGCATATACCGTCAGCTTATGCCATATTGCACAAAGGCATATATAACGCGCATAAACAAAGAATTCCAGGCGGACTCTTTTCTTCCATGCCTTGATGAAATTGATGGCTGGAAGCTTATTAAAAAGGGCCGGTGGCAGACGAGCAGGGAAGGCATTGAGTATCGGTTTGATGAATATATAAGGAGTATATGA
- the thyA gene encoding thymidylate synthase, whose translation MSQADIIFIEMCKDILENGYSSEGQKVRPRWEDGTPAHTIKKFGVVNRYDLSKEFPILTLRPINYKAAIDEILWIWQKKSNNVRDLNSHIWDPWADENGSIGKAYGYQLKIKHKYPEGEFDQVDRVLYDLKHNPYSRRIIVNMYNHADLHEMRLYPCAYSMTFNVTGNRLNAILNQRSQDVLVANNWNVVQYAVLVHMFAQVTGLVAGELVHVIADAHIYDRHIPIVKELIRRKPYPAPKLIINPEVKNFYDFKVEDFVLENYQHGEPVKNIPVAV comes from the coding sequence TTGAGTCAGGCAGATATTATTTTTATTGAAATGTGCAAGGATATACTGGAAAACGGATACAGTTCGGAAGGGCAGAAGGTACGCCCGCGCTGGGAAGACGGAACGCCGGCCCATACCATTAAAAAGTTCGGTGTGGTAAACAGGTACGACTTATCGAAGGAATTTCCGATACTTACGCTAAGACCCATTAATTATAAGGCCGCAATAGACGAAATCCTGTGGATATGGCAGAAAAAATCTAATAACGTACGTGACCTTAACAGCCACATATGGGATCCATGGGCCGATGAAAACGGATCCATCGGAAAGGCTTACGGATACCAGCTTAAAATTAAGCATAAATATCCTGAAGGCGAGTTTGATCAGGTGGACAGGGTTCTGTATGATTTGAAACACAATCCGTACAGCAGAAGGATAATTGTCAACATGTACAATCATGCCGATCTTCATGAAATGAGACTGTACCCGTGTGCGTACAGCATGACCTTCAATGTGACCGGAAACAGGCTGAATGCGATTTTGAACCAGCGTTCCCAGGATGTGCTTGTGGCCAATAACTGGAATGTGGTGCAATATGCCGTTCTTGTGCATATGTTCGCTCAGGTTACCGGGCTTGTGGCAGGCGAACTTGTACATGTAATAGCCGATGCCCATATATATGACAGGCATATTCCGATTGTGAAGGAACTTATCCGGAGAAAGCCTTATCCTGCGCCCAAGCTTATCATTAACCCTGAAGTAAAAAATTTTTATGATTTTAAGGTGGAGGATTTTGTTCTTGAGAATTATCAGCATGGGGAGCCTGTTAAAAATATACCCGTGGCAGTTTAA